Genomic window (Ureibacillus composti):
TATCCTGGGAACCAATTTGGCATTGTACCGAAATCACAAGCTCCCTGCACATTATTATGTCCTCTAAGTGGATAAGCACCTGTTCCTTCTCGGCCATAGTTCCCAGTTATTAGAAGAAGGTTGGAGATTGCTGTACTCGTATTCGTTGCTCCCTTATGTTGAGTAACACCCATCGCCCATAGTATGCAGGCTGACTTCGCTTCATGGATCATGGTTGCCACCTGAATCAATTCATTTTTTGATAGTCCTGTAACCTTTTCAGCATAGTCTAGTGTGTATTTATCTAATGACTGAATATATTCGTCAACACCGTTTACCCGATTTTTTAAGAATTCTTTATCTTCCCAGCCTTGATCTAAAATGTATTTAGTCACAGCGGATATCCAGATAAGGTCTGTACTAGGTTTCGGGTGAATAAACATGTTAGCGCGCTCTGCTAATTCATTCTCCCGTAAGTCTGCAACGATAAGTTTCTGTCCATGAAGTTTATGAGATCGTTTAATACGCGTTGCAAGAACAGGGTGTGATTCAGCTGGATTAGCCCCAATTACGATAATCAACTCTGATTTTTCAATGTCTCTTATTGTTCCAGAGTCCCCTCCGATTCCTACTGTCCGTAAGAGACCTGCCGTTGCTGGAGATTGGCAATATCTTGAACAATTATCTACATTGTTTGTTCCCATAATAGCGCGGGCAAATTTTTGGAATAAGAAATTTTCCTCGTTGGAACATTTAGATGAAGCAATATATCCAATAGAGTCAGGTCCATATTGTTCTTTAATACCTGTTAGTTTTGACGCAATTAATTTAAGGGCCTCATCCCATGTTGCTTCCACAAATTCATTTCCTTTACGAATCAAAGGCTTTGTCAAACGCTCTTCACTGTTAACATAATCCCAGCCCCATTTTCCCTTAACACATGTAGAAATCCCATTAACCGGAGCATGCTCCTGTGGCTCAATTTTTAAAATTTTACGGTCCTTCGTCCAAACTTCAAAACTGCATCCGACTCCACAATAAGTACATACCGTTTTCGTACGTTTGATTCGAGCCTTTCTCATTGCTGCTTCCATTTCGGAGATAGCAAAAATCTCTTTATAGCCCGGTTCTACTTCTTTTGTCAAATCAATCATTGGTTCTAAAATTTTTGGAGGAATATTCGTTAAATAACCTGCTTCACCAAGCATGGATTTCTCCATTAATGCATTACATGGACAAACAGTTACACAATGTCCGCATGAAACACAAGATGATTCATCTATCGGTACATCGTTGTCCCAAATCACACGGGGCCTATCACGCTTCCAGTCGATGGTTAATGTTTCATTCACTTGTAAATCTTGACAAGCCTCCACGCATCTACCGCATAAAATACATTGATCTGGCTCATATCGGTAAAATGGATGTGAATTGTCTGGTGGATATGGCTTTGCTTCAAATTTATATTTTTGGTGCTCAATTTCAAGATGTTCAGCTGTATTATGGACAACACAATTCCCATTATTATTGTCACAAACTGTGCAATATAGTTCGTGATTCTGTAAAATCCTTGACATAGCTTCATATTGAGCATCTTTAACAACCTTAGAATCCGTCTCCACATGCATCCCAGGTTCTACCTTTGTAGCACATGCACGTACCATTTTTCCTCCTACATTAACAAAACATGTATCACAAGTTTGAATGGTTCCTAAGTTGGGATGAAAACAAATGCTTGGGATATAGGAGTCATTTTTCTGAGCTACTTCTAAAATAGTTTGATTAGGATGGGCTGTGTATTCCTGTCCATTAATTCGGATGGAAAACGAAGATTCTTTCATATGTTTCTCCTTATTCATCAATGTTTTTATACTCCTTAGTGAATTGCCAGTAAGCTGCTTCTAAAGAACAGAATTCCTCCAATAGTATTTCCAATAAAAAAAGGAATAATCCCCCTCTTTACTACTGAGTATAGAAACCTGATTGCTATAAAAATTCTTATCATAAACTCTTTTAAAAAAACATTTCCATAATTAATTCTCAAAAAAGCATAAGAAAAACTATCAAAGGTTAACCTTTTAACGGGTAATTTATTTGATTCATTTTATTTTTGAAATAAGTGAGAAGGAAGGTTCGAAAAAGTGGATAAGGAAATGTTATATCAGCGTGTACATAATATGATTATTTCTTCAACGAAAAAGCCAAAATACACAGCCCTTTCTACGGTAAAGATAGCTGATTTATTTGGTGTAAAGCCTGAAGATGTTGAAAAAACGCTGGAGGAATTAGTCCAAGATCAGCGTTTAAATAAGTCAACGTTGACTGAACCGTCAAATTATGAAATATATCTTTTACCCTAATAAAGGTATAACTACTATGAGTACAGTTTTTCGAAACACAGCAAGTAGAAATGTGGTAAATTTACTGGACCATACTAAATGAAAAAAGATGTAGTTGGTTCAAGCTTAGCTGAGCCAACTACATCTTTTTTTACCCTCCACTAACAGGTGGAATAAACGCAAGTGTATCTCCATCTTTTACAATCATCTGATTTGTTGCAAATTCCTCATTTACAGCAGTCATTATATTTTGTAGAGACAGTTGTGGATATTGATTTTCCATCCACTCTTTAATTTGACCAACAGTATTATCTGCTAGGTCAACTCTTAATTCTGATTTTCCGATTGCTTCTTGTAAGTGAGCAAATAATAGTATGTTAATCACGAAAGTTCACCTCTTTTTATAGATGGATTTCCTTGTGGGTATGGGACTTTTTCTAATTGATCGCCAATCCATTCTGTACCATCTTCCCAAAACTCTTTTTTCCAGATGGGGACAATTTGTTTAATACGCTCAATTGCATATTCATTCGCCATGTAGGCAATTTTACGATGTGGTGATGACACCGCAATTACAACGGCAATATCTAAAATATCTAGATGCCCAACACGATGTGTAATGGCAACTTTCGCTTCTGGCCAGCGCTCTTGTATCTCCTTAGAGATTTGTTCAAACATTTTAATGGCCATAGCTGGATAAGCTTGATATTCCAAATGTAGTGTTTTTTTTCCTTTTGTCAATTCTCGAACTGTTCCAATGAAAATCGTAATAGCACCAGCATTTCGGTCTGTTACTTTTTGCCTTACTTCCTCAACGTCAATTGGTATATCTACAATCTCAAACAGCGGTGTATTCATGATTTCCCCCTCATTTCTTTCATTAAAAATTCCATATACTGTGTCTTGTTATGAATTGAAAAAGTTGGGTATTCTAATTGCTTTTCTAGTGGATAGGTTGGCCAATAGAGTACACAAATGATATTCGTCACTTTTTGCAGTAATTCTTGATCTTCCAATGTTCGCAATAGAACAACCTTGGAATGGTGTTCGTTTTTATACCCTTCAATCAAAATAATATCGATGTTAAATGATGCATAAATAGCTAGTATATCAGCGAGTTGCCAGTTACTTTGTTGAATACTCATGCGCAACGTTCCAGCTCCTTCAACTGCTGTTACACTTGCTCCTGCCTGCTCATGACGAACACTGTCTTTTGTATTGTCACTCATTGGAGGTCCACCATGTCCATGATGCTTGATGGTTCCTACTTGTAAGCCTTCAATGGCGGCTTGTGTAATTAGTTGTTCCATTAACGTTGTCTTTCCGCTATTTTGATAACCTACTATTTGTAGAACTTTTTGATGTTGTCCCAAGGCCACTCACTTCCTTGCAAATCTTCTAACAATAAGACAGCTACTTGCATTCCTTTTTCGTATCCACGCGATCCTCCTGGTAATACAATGAAGGCATTCGCTCCCGCTAAGGAAGAAACCGCACTGGATTTATCAAAACCAGAAGGAACGGCAACTAATTGACCATCTTCGTATGAAGCAATCGCACGGACAAAACGAGTAAATGGATTCGCCTTTTTAAAATCGGCCCCCAAAACAGCTTGCTCCCTACGAAGATGTGGTTGCTTATTCCCAAATGCCTTTCGAATAATTGGACGTGTAAATAGTTCAAAACCAACATAGCAAGCTGATGGGTTACCTGAAAGTCCGAATAATAATTGACCATTTCGTGCAGCTACAGTCGTAACACTCCCTGGTCGCATTGCCACTTTATTAAACAATACTTTTGCGTGAATAGCTTCATAAATAGCTGGTAAGTAATCATAATCACCTACGGAAACGCCTCCAGTTGTTATTAATATATCTACTTCCTCTAAGGCTTTTTTGACAACATCAATACATAAATTGATATCATCGCTAAATTTACCGAAGTATTTGACGGTTGCCCCAGCACGTTCAATTTGAGCCATGATCATATAGGCATTACTATTACGAATTTTGCCCGGCTGTAAAGAGTCACTTGGATCTAGTAACTCACTTCCAGTTGCAATGACACCTACAATTGGTTTTCGGAAGACAGGTACTTGATCTACACCAAAAGTAGCAAGTAATGCGACAACACCAGGATTGATATATTGTCCTTTTTCAATAAGAATCGTCCCTTTTTGTACGTCTTCTCCCTTATAAGAAATATTTGTTCCCGCTTCAAAAGTTCGTTTAATCGACATGTACATTTGATTATTTTCTTCAAAAGTATGTGTTAATTCTAACATGACGACCACATCACATCCTTTGGGGATAGGAGCACCCGTCATGATTCGCACGGCTTCTCGGTAGCCAACTTCTTCTTCAAATACATAGCCTGCTCCTATTTCCCCCACGATCGTAAAGGTTACTGGATTTTCTGAAGCAGCCCCTTGACTATCAACCGAGCGAATCGCGTACCCATCATAAGGTGAACGATCAAAAGCTGGTACGTCGTGATCTGCAGCAATATCTTCTGCTATAAAGCGACCATGTGCTTGTAATAATGAGACAAACTCTTTTTTTTCTTGAGATGCATATTCCATTACTCGTTGCACAGCGTCTCCCACTGTAATTGGTTTTCTTTGTTGTAACACCTTGAACACTCCTTTACCCTAATAAACGATAATAAATGCTTTTAGCTTTTTCAATATCCTGTATACCATGAATCACCACTCGACCATCTTGGAAAATAACGATTCGATAGTCCGGCGCTTGACAAGATAATAAATACGGATTTTGTTGAATATCTCCGTAAGGCAAAAGTTTAACCGCGAGCTGATCTAAATTATGGTGAACAGGTTTTGCTGGACGAATCTGTATAGCATCTCGCCCACATAGTACCTCTAATTTTGTTTGATTTTCATAAGATAAATAGGGATATGTGGGATTTTGTCCACAAGAGGGACAATCATGATTGCGTACTTTTTCCACATTCATTTCATAGTGTTGATTTTGCCAAACATCAAATGTTAAATAGGATTTTCTTCTAGAGTCTTCATCGCCTACTAAAATTTTTAATGCCTCAGCTACTTGATAAGCTGCCACAATTTGGACAGCCGGACTTATAATCCCAACCGTGTCACAAGTCATCCCTGTGTTTGGCATTACTTGTAGCAAACAATGTAAACAAGGTGTTTTACCTGGCACAATCGTATAAGTTGCACCATAACTGCCAACACAAGATCCATATATCCATGGAATTTGATATTTTTGTGCAAGATCATTCATCATAAAGCGAACATCAAAATTATCTGTTGCATCTATCATAATATCTACATCTTCAAGTATTCCTGGTAATTTCTCTGTAAAGGCATCAAGAATAAATTCATTAATTTCCACTGCTGAGTTTATACTTTGAAGGCGATTTTTTGCAGCGATGACTTTCGGAACTTTTTCTTGCGCATCTTGTTCGGTATACAGTTGTTGTCTTTGTAAATTACTCCACTCTACGTAGTCACGATCAATAATCGTCAACTTTTCAATGCCTGCCCTTACAAGAGCTTCTGCACTAGCACTCCCCAATGCACCGACACCAATGATCAAGACATGTTTTTGTTTTAATAGTAGCTGTCCTTTTTTTCCAATCGGACTGAATAATTCTTGTCTAGAATATCTATTGTGCATAACTTTTTGCCTTCCTAACTTTTATTTTTGGTTTGACCTTTTCATTTCTAGCATTATAATAAAAACAATGTTTTCAAGTAAAAAACGTATTCAACTAAAGAAAAGGAGGTTTACACCTTGCACCCTACACATCATCAACT
Coding sequences:
- the mobB gene encoding molybdopterin-guanine dinucleotide biosynthesis protein B, with the translated sequence MGQHQKVLQIVGYQNSGKTTLMEQLITQAAIEGLQVGTIKHHGHGGPPMSDNTKDSVRHEQAGASVTAVEGAGTLRMSIQQSNWQLADILAIYASFNIDIILIEGYKNEHHSKVVLLRTLEDQELLQKVTNIICVLYWPTYPLEKQLEYPTFSIHNKTQYMEFLMKEMRGKS
- the fdhF gene encoding formate dehydrogenase subunit alpha, with translation MKESSFSIRINGQEYTAHPNQTILEVAQKNDSYIPSICFHPNLGTIQTCDTCFVNVGGKMVRACATKVEPGMHVETDSKVVKDAQYEAMSRILQNHELYCTVCDNNNGNCVVHNTAEHLEIEHQKYKFEAKPYPPDNSHPFYRYEPDQCILCGRCVEACQDLQVNETLTIDWKRDRPRVIWDNDVPIDESSCVSCGHCVTVCPCNALMEKSMLGEAGYLTNIPPKILEPMIDLTKEVEPGYKEIFAISEMEAAMRKARIKRTKTVCTYCGVGCSFEVWTKDRKILKIEPQEHAPVNGISTCVKGKWGWDYVNSEERLTKPLIRKGNEFVEATWDEALKLIASKLTGIKEQYGPDSIGYIASSKCSNEENFLFQKFARAIMGTNNVDNCSRYCQSPATAGLLRTVGIGGDSGTIRDIEKSELIIVIGANPAESHPVLATRIKRSHKLHGQKLIVADLRENELAERANMFIHPKPSTDLIWISAVTKYILDQGWEDKEFLKNRVNGVDEYIQSLDKYTLDYAEKVTGLSKNELIQVATMIHEAKSACILWAMGVTQHKGATNTSTAISNLLLITGNYGREGTGAYPLRGHNNVQGACDFGTMPNWFPGYEPIQDEKVRNRYEEAWGVTLPKDPGLDNHQMLEGVKKGKLKALYLFGEEMALVDSNVNFVDSMLEKLEFFVVQDVFFSKTAQFADVVLPAAPSLEKDGTFVNTERRIQRFYKVFEPLGDSKPDWLIFQELANFLGANWNYQHPSEIMDEVASLAKYFAGVSYERLEGFNSQVWPVAKDGTDTPLLFKEKFVFSDGKARLVPVDWIPPYEAGAEYDLHLNNGRLLEHFHEGNMTYKSEGLTHKVPHPWLEISPELAKERSIEDGSLVRLSSPYGQVKVRAIVTDRVTGKELYLTMNTREDEEAVNRLTSSYHDLVTHTPNYKEMGVKMEVLEAKGESPLPKVNYRFGNRMPQISVRVEEKWKRDDFTAISELFKVGGDEHGRSNQTN
- the moaD gene encoding molybdopterin converting factor subunit 1, whose product is MINILLFAHLQEAIGKSELRVDLADNTVGQIKEWMENQYPQLSLQNIMTAVNEEFATNQMIVKDGDTLAFIPPVSGG
- a CDS encoding molybdopterin molybdotransferase MoeA, which produces MLQQRKPITVGDAVQRVMEYASQEKKEFVSLLQAHGRFIAEDIAADHDVPAFDRSPYDGYAIRSVDSQGAASENPVTFTIVGEIGAGYVFEEEVGYREAVRIMTGAPIPKGCDVVVMLELTHTFEENNQMYMSIKRTFEAGTNISYKGEDVQKGTILIEKGQYINPGVVALLATFGVDQVPVFRKPIVGVIATGSELLDPSDSLQPGKIRNSNAYMIMAQIERAGATVKYFGKFSDDINLCIDVVKKALEEVDILITTGGVSVGDYDYLPAIYEAIHAKVLFNKVAMRPGSVTTVAARNGQLLFGLSGNPSACYVGFELFTRPIIRKAFGNKQPHLRREQAVLGADFKKANPFTRFVRAIASYEDGQLVAVPSGFDKSSAVSSLAGANAFIVLPGGSRGYEKGMQVAVLLLEDLQGSEWPWDNIKKFYK
- a CDS encoding thiazole biosynthesis adenylyltransferase ThiF, with product MHNRYSRQELFSPIGKKGQLLLKQKHVLIIGVGALGSASAEALVRAGIEKLTIIDRDYVEWSNLQRQQLYTEQDAQEKVPKVIAAKNRLQSINSAVEINEFILDAFTEKLPGILEDVDIMIDATDNFDVRFMMNDLAQKYQIPWIYGSCVGSYGATYTIVPGKTPCLHCLLQVMPNTGMTCDTVGIISPAVQIVAAYQVAEALKILVGDEDSRRKSYLTFDVWQNQHYEMNVEKVRNHDCPSCGQNPTYPYLSYENQTKLEVLCGRDAIQIRPAKPVHHNLDQLAVKLLPYGDIQQNPYLLSCQAPDYRIVIFQDGRVVIHGIQDIEKAKSIYYRLLG
- a CDS encoding molybdenum cofactor biosynthesis protein MoaE; translated protein: MNTPLFEIVDIPIDVEEVRQKVTDRNAGAITIFIGTVRELTKGKKTLHLEYQAYPAMAIKMFEQISKEIQERWPEAKVAITHRVGHLDILDIAVVIAVSSPHRKIAYMANEYAIERIKQIVPIWKKEFWEDGTEWIGDQLEKVPYPQGNPSIKRGELS